In Halarcobacter bivalviorum, a genomic segment contains:
- a CDS encoding (Fe-S)-binding protein, with amino-acid sequence MATKKFDYTSISDECVKCGKCKPVCTIFNINQDEATSPRGFIDLLGAYERNELELDKNAKDIFESCFLCTNCVEACPNDLPTDMIIEQVRSDIAKKYGIAWYKRLFFFLLRHRKTMDFLSKLGWMFQTCALKINETKKSALPRFSLPIVKKDRALPYADSKSFLNKYPETIFAKHKKQEEEKKNKVAIFIGCMSNYTYTNTGDSLVKILKKLELDIFIPKKQLCCGAPAYFTGAFDTVDFLVKHNIEYFETWIDDVDAIIIPEATCSAMINQDWEHYLHDQPEWKARAAKISKKVFMATKWLENSTQLKDLLAKSNKKMDELVTYHDPCHAKKMQGVWQEPRNLLKQNYTLKEMSDSNRCCGFGGVTMQTEKYDFAKAAGMPKAAMIKDTKAQIVSAECSACRMQITNSLHQADVDVQFKNPIELIAEALD; translated from the coding sequence GTGGCTACAAAAAAATTTGACTATACTTCAATTTCAGATGAATGTGTGAAATGTGGTAAATGTAAACCTGTATGTACTATTTTTAATATCAATCAAGATGAAGCGACAAGTCCTAGAGGATTTATTGATTTATTAGGTGCATATGAAAGAAATGAATTAGAGCTTGATAAAAATGCAAAAGATATTTTTGAGTCATGTTTTCTATGTACAAACTGTGTAGAAGCCTGTCCAAATGATTTACCAACAGATATGATTATTGAGCAAGTAAGAAGTGATATTGCAAAAAAATATGGTATTGCTTGGTATAAAAGATTGTTTTTCTTCCTTTTAAGACATAGAAAAACTATGGATTTCTTATCAAAACTTGGTTGGATGTTCCAAACTTGTGCTTTAAAAATCAATGAAACAAAAAAATCAGCACTTCCTAGATTTTCTCTACCAATTGTAAAAAAAGATAGAGCTTTACCTTATGCTGACTCAAAATCATTTTTAAATAAATATCCAGAAACAATTTTTGCAAAACACAAAAAACAAGAAGAAGAGAAAAAAAATAAAGTTGCTATTTTTATTGGTTGTATGAGTAACTATACTTACACTAATACAGGTGATTCTTTAGTAAAAATCTTAAAAAAATTAGAGCTAGATATTTTTATTCCTAAAAAACAGCTATGTTGTGGAGCACCTGCATATTTTACAGGAGCTTTTGATACTGTTGATTTTCTTGTAAAACATAATATTGAGTATTTTGAAACTTGGATTGATGATGTAGATGCAATTATTATTCCTGAAGCAACTTGTTCAGCAATGATTAATCAAGATTGGGAACACTATTTACATGACCAACCAGAATGGAAAGCAAGAGCAGCTAAAATCTCTAAAAAAGTATTTATGGCTACAAAATGGCTTGAAAATTCTACACAATTAAAAGATTTACTTGCAAAATCTAATAAAAAAATGGATGAACTTGTAACTTATCATGATCCATGTCATGCTAAAAAAATGCAAGGTGTTTGGCAAGAACCAAGAAATCTTTTAAAGCAAAACTATACATTAAAAGAGATGAGTGACTCAAATAGATGTTGTGGATTTGGTGGAGTTACAATGCAAACAGAAAAATATGATTTTGCAAAAGCTGCTGGTATGCCAAAAGCTGCAATGATTAAAGATACAAAAGCACAAATTGTTAGTGCTGAGTGTTCTGCATGTAGAATGCAAATTACAAACTCTTTACATCAAGCAGATGTAGACGTACAGTTTAAAAACCCAATAGAATTAATAGCGGAAGCACTAGACTAA
- the hemN gene encoding oxygen-independent coproporphyrinogen III oxidase, protein MIDFKKFEKYSRPGPRYTSYPTAPEFSEEFTQDDLINYFKNQEDTRSLSLYVHLPFCRSACYFCGCNVIFTSKEDKKVRYLEYLQKELNILKKHLNTKRVVTQMHFGGGTPTYFSPTQLQEVISMIKTVFPNFSEDAEISCEVDPRYFTKEHMNVLKAGGFNRLSFGVQDLNEEVQKTIHRIQPYETTQNVMNIAREAGIKSINIDLIYGLPHQNKKTFHETIEQVIKLNPDRLAVFNYAHVPWLMKTMRKFDESTFAPPSEKLEILKDTIEFFTTNGYNMVGMDHFAKPEDELFKAIEKGELHRNFQGYTTKGGADLIGIGVTSIGNGVDYYAQNFKDLKQYEAAIDNGDLPIFKGYKLSDDDILRQYVIMELMSNFSLNIKRVEETFNISFKEYFNDALEALAEFVEAELVEITEDKIQVSTTGTMLIRNICMPFDAYLNKIPENKRRFSKTI, encoded by the coding sequence ATGATTGATTTTAAAAAATTTGAAAAATATTCAAGACCAGGACCTAGATATACTTCATATCCAACTGCACCTGAGTTTTCTGAAGAGTTCACTCAAGATGATTTAATTAACTACTTTAAAAATCAAGAAGATACTAGAAGTTTATCTTTATATGTACATCTACCTTTTTGTAGGTCTGCTTGTTATTTCTGTGGATGTAATGTTATTTTTACATCAAAAGAAGATAAAAAAGTAAGATATTTAGAGTATTTGCAAAAAGAGTTAAATATTTTAAAAAAACACTTGAATACTAAAAGAGTTGTAACACAAATGCACTTTGGAGGAGGAACTCCAACATATTTCTCTCCTACTCAGCTACAAGAAGTAATCTCTATGATAAAAACTGTTTTCCCTAATTTTAGTGAAGATGCTGAGATTTCATGTGAAGTTGACCCAAGATATTTTACTAAAGAACATATGAATGTACTTAAAGCTGGTGGTTTTAATAGACTAAGCTTTGGTGTTCAAGATTTAAATGAAGAGGTTCAAAAAACAATTCATAGAATTCAACCATATGAAACTACACAAAATGTAATGAATATAGCAAGGGAAGCAGGAATTAAATCTATAAATATAGATTTAATTTATGGACTTCCTCATCAAAATAAAAAAACATTTCATGAGACAATTGAGCAAGTAATCAAGTTAAATCCAGATAGATTAGCTGTATTTAATTATGCTCATGTTCCATGGCTTATGAAAACAATGAGAAAATTTGATGAATCAACATTTGCTCCTCCATCTGAAAAATTAGAAATTTTAAAAGATACTATTGAGTTTTTTACTACAAATGGTTATAACATGGTTGGGATGGATCACTTTGCTAAACCAGAAGATGAACTTTTTAAAGCAATTGAAAAAGGTGAACTTCATAGAAACTTTCAAGGCTATACAACAAAAGGTGGTGCTGATTTAATTGGTATTGGTGTAACTTCTATTGGAAATGGTGTAGATTATTATGCACAAAACTTCAAAGATTTAAAACAGTACGAAGCAGCTATTGATAATGGTGATTTACCAATTTTTAAAGGTTATAAATTAAGTGATGATGATATTTTAAGACAATATGTAATTATGGAACTTATGAGTAACTTCTCTTTAAATATTAAAAGAGTTGAAGAGACATTTAACATCTCTTTTAAAGAGTATTTCAATGATGCTCTTGAAGCCTTAGCAGAGTTTGTTGAGGCAGAACTTGTTGAGATTACAGAAGATAAAATCCAAGTTTCAACTACTGGAACAATGCTAATTAGAAATATTTGTATGCCATTTGATGCATATTTAAATAAAATTCCAGAAAACAAAAGAAGATTTTCTAAGACAATTTAG